The region GATGCGCCCCATGAGTTATGGGCAGGGTGGGCAGGGGGAGCCTCCGTGGGATCCCTGGAAGCCTGGTTCTCAGCAACCCGATTGGGGACGTCGGAACCAGACTCCGGACTGGGCGGCACTCGCCGAGGCGTCCGAGACACGCAACCGGAGGCGCAGACTGCTGGTGATCGTCGGCTCGGCGGTCGCCACGATCGCGGTCGGCGCTGCCGTCGCCGTGGCCGTCGTCTCCTCGAACGGGGACAACCAGGCCGGGAACACGCCCAGCAAGCTGCCCGCCACCGCGACCATCCCGAGCGACAGCACGGCGCCGGTACCGACGTTCGCGCCGACCTCGGCGCCGCCGCCGCTGGATCCGATGGACTTCATATCCAGCGTGCAGAAGGACACCGCGCCGCTCAGCCCGGACATCCTCTTCCCCGGTTCGCAGCTGACGATGGGTGACCGCGTCTACCGCAAGGGCCCCACCGCCTCGACGGAGAAGTGCGCGTCGGCCGTGCAGGGCACACTGCCCGCGGTGCTCACCAAGAACGACTGCACCCGGCTGATGCGCGTCACCTACAGCAAGGACGGCGTCGGGGTGACCGTCGGCGTCGCGGTCTTCAACACCGCGGCCCAGGCGGCCAAGGCGAAGTCCGAGGCGGACAGCAAGAGCATCATCACCTCGCTGTCCGGCCAGGGCGTCGCCAACTTCTGCCGTACGGCGGTCTGTCGCTCGACCACCAACTCCTACGGCCGTTACGCCTACTTCACGCTGGCCGGCTTCATCAACGGCAAGGACGTGACGACGAAGGACGCCAAGGTCTTCACGACCGGCGACGACCTGGCCGAGTTCGCCTTCCGCCAGATCCGCCGCCGCGGCGAGGCCCAGGCGTCGACGGCGGCCAACCAGTAACCGGCCGGCCGCCCCCCGCACCCGGGACCCGGGTCACTTGTTCTTCATACGCAGCCGGATCGGCACCACCGCCGACTCCAGCTGCGTCTTCAGCGTCATCTTCGAGACCCCCTCGGTCCGCTCCTCGAAACGGATCGGGATCTCGACGGCGCTGTGCCCCGCCCGTACGGCCTTGTACTTCAGCTCGACCTGGAAGCTGTAACCGGCGCTGTCCAGCGTGGCCAGATCGATGTCGCGCAGAGCCTGGGCCGACCAGAGGTTGAACCCGGCCGTGATGTCCCGGATCCGGGTGCCGAGCACGGTACGGGCGTACCGGTTGGCGAAGCGGGAGAGCAGGACGCGGTGCGCGCCCCAGTCCTCGTCCAGCGAGCCGCCCTCGACGTACCGGCTGCCGATGACCAGGCCCACCCCGTTGGCCAGGGCCGTGCCGAGCATCCGGGGCACGGCCTCGACGGGGTGGCTGCCGTCGGCGTCCATCTGGACGACGTACTCGGCGCCCTCGTCGAGCGCGAGGCTCATCCCGGCCGCGTAGGCACGCCCGAGTCCGTCCTTCTCGGTGCGGTGCAGCACGCTCATCCGGCGCCGCCCCTTGGTGTTGTACTTCTCCGCCAGCTCGTCGGCGATCCTGCCGGTGCCGTCCGGGCTGGAGTCGTCCACGATCTTCAAGTGAAGGCCGTCGAGCGGCAGTTGAAGTACGGCTTCGGCCATTCTCGGCAGATTGGCCGCCTCGTTGTAGGTAGGCATGACCACGGTCACCGCCGTGTCCGCCCCCATGTCGTGCGTCAAGCCCTTCTCCCCTCCCCGCCGGGCGCGGGACGTCCCAGCGCCCGGAATTCCCAGCCCGCCGCGGTCCAGCGGTCCGCGTCGAGCACTCCTCTGCCGTCCAGGATCCGCGGACGGGCCACCAGGGCCGCGAGCCGCCCCGGGTCCAGTTCCCGGAACTGCGGCCACTCCGTCAGATGCAGCACGAGGTCCGCCCCGCCGAGTGCCTCCTCGGCCGAGACGGCATACCCGAGCAGCGGATACGCCTTGCGGGCATTGTCCATCGCCTCGGGGTCGTAGACCGTGACGTCGGCGCCGTCGAGCCGCAACCGGGCGGCCACGTTCAGCGCGGGCGAGTCGCGGATGTCGTCCGAGTCCGGCTTGAACGCGGCGCCCAGGACAGCGATCCGGGCCCCGAGGACCCCTCCCCCGCACAGTTCCCGGGCGAGCGCGACCACCCTGTCGCGGCGACGCATGTTGATGGCGTCGACCTCGCGCAGGAACCCGAGCGGGACGCCGAGCTCGTCGGCGCGGTGCGCGAAGGCGCGGATGTCCTTGGGCAGACAACCGCCGCCGAACCCGACGCCGGCGCGCAGGAACTTGGCGCCGATCCGGTCGTCGTGGCCGATGGCCTCGGCCAGGACGGACACGTCGCCGCCCGCCGCCTCGCACACCTCCGCCATCGCGTTGATGAACGAGATCTTGGTGGCGAGGAAGGCGTTGGCGGCCGTCTTGACCAGCTCGGCGGTCGGGAAGTCCGCGGTGACCAGCGGCGTCCCGGCAGCCAGGACCGGGGCGTACACCTCCCGGAGGATCGCCTCGGCACGTGCGGAGCCGACGCCGAACACCAGCCGGTCGGGCCGCAGGGTGTCCTCGACGGCGAAGCCCTCGCGCAGGAACTCGGGGTTCCAGGCGACCTCCACGGCATGGGTGTCCGCGAGCCGCCGGGCCGTTCCCACCGGCACGGTCGACTTCCCGACGAGCAGCGCGTCCTCGGCCGCGTGCGCGGCGATCGCCGCGAACGCCGCGTCGACGTACCGCAGGTCGGCGCCGTCGCAGTCGGCCCGCTGCGGGGTCCCGACGCACACGAAGTGCACCTGCCCGAACGCCGCCGCCGCTTCGTAGGAGGTGGTGAAGCGCAGCCGTCCCGAGCCGAGGTGCTTGCGGACGAGTTCACCGAGCCCGGGTTCATGGAAGGGCACCCGCCCGGCGGCCAGCGCGGCCACCTTGTCGGGGTCGACATCGACCCCGAGCACCTCGTGCCCGAGCTCCGCCATACAGGCGGCGTGGGTGGCACCGAGATAGCCGGTGCCGATGACTGTGAGCCGCATGAGCACGGCCTTTCCTACGGGATCAGGAACGAAAAGGTGAGAGGTGACCGGCATTCAGGACGTCTTCGTCCAGATCTTGTACGTGCCCGAGCCGCCCGAGCTGAGCTTGAACGGGATCGCGCCGACCAGGCGGTAGTGCCCGCTCTCGCGCACCTGTCGTTCGAGGTACTTGTCGAGCTCCGGGGTGGCGATGCCGTCCAGGACTACGAGGTCGAAGTAGCCGTCCTTCAGGGCGAGCCGGTAACCCTCGTTGCCGTGGTGGACGGCGCCCTTCTTGTCCGCGTACCCGATGCCGTACGTCGAGGTCCACTGCGAGTGGTCCGTCTTGTCCCGCAGGTAGTAGACGGGAACCTCGTACGTGGCGCCCAGATACCTGCCCTTGGGCTTCATGTACGGCTCGATCGCCTTGACGAGCGGCGTCGAGTCCGGCCACAGGCCGAAGCGCCACTCCGACTGCGAGACACCGAGGCACAACGCGGTGACCCAGATCAGGATGCCAAGCTGGGGGTAGCGGAAGTGTTTGCCCACCAGGCGGATCACGCCGATCCCTGCCATCGGTGCGGCGAAGAGCAGACCGAAGTCCAGGTGCTTGTAGAGCGAGACGGAGGTCTGCAGATGGATCTGGTACGCCGGGGCCAGCAACGCCGTACCGGTCAGCAGCAGCCCGAGCAGCGTGCGCCAGCGCCATCCCGGCCCGTGCAACCCGTACGAGCGCGGGGACTCGTTCATCCGGCCCCGGCGCGCGTAGAAGAACGCTCCCGCGCAGGCCGTGGCGAACATCAGCCCGCCCCACTCCCCCGACTTCTCCAGGAGATCCATGGCGGCATCGGTGCCGTGCGCACGGTTGGTGGTGGTCTGCTTCACGCCCGCCAGAACGTTCGTGTACATCAGCCCGACGCCGACGAGCACACCGGTGCCCACGGTCAGCAGGGTCGCCCGCAGCAGACAGCGCCAGCCGCGGTGGTGCCAGCTCGTCAGCGCGGCGAGCACGATCAGAGTGGGCACGTACAGCGCGGACGCGTACTTCACCGCGACGGCTAGGACCATCACGGGTGCCGCGAGCAGCACCACGACCGCGGGCGCCCGATTGGTGCGTACGACGATCCAGGCGGCCAGAGCGAGAAGGAAGATCGCGGGCGCATCGTAGGTGGCGAACCAGCCCAGCACGATGGTCGGCTGGGTGACCGCGAACAGGGCGGCGGCCACCAGCGCGACGCGCTCGTTGAACATGCGTCGGGTGAAGGAGTACAGCAGGCTGGTGGCGCCCAGCATGCACAGCAGGCTGAGCAGCCGCGCTCCGGACAGCCCGAAGTATCCGTCGACGACCGCGGCCGCCACCGGGTACAGCATCGGCGACCCCGAGAAGTACGACGCGTAACCGCTGTGCAGCGGTGTGCCGTTCATCAGGTGGTCGATGATGTTGTGCCCGGCCGCCAGGTACAGGGCCTCGTCCTGGAAGGCGGTGTTGGACAGCCGCAGCGACAGCACGGCCTGGATCGCCAGGACGAACAGCAGCACCCCGCGGCTCACCCAGGAGCGCCGCCGGCTGGGGGTGTCGTCCCACCCGGCGTCCGGGGTCTCGGGAATCGTGTAAGCGGGTTCGACGGGCACCTGCTGCTCGACGGTGCGCAGAGCGTATGTGGGCTGGTCGTCGTGCCGTTGCTCGGGAATGGCCGGGGCGTACTGCTCCTGCTGGTACTGCCCTTGGTACTGCTGCTGGTACGTGGCCGGCTCACCCTCGGAGTTGAACCACGTGACATCCTCCTCGTCCGCGCCGTACGGGTCGTAGGGCTGCGGCGTGTAGTGGTTCTGTCCGGCGTTCATCGCGACTTCCGTATGTCGAAGCCGAAGAGGTCGTTCGCGGCGAGGCGCTTGAACTCCTCGAGGGCCAGCGGGCTCGCCTCCAGCCGCCAGTCGGCACGCTTGCGGTGGTTGAACCAGATGAAGCCGATCATGTTGTCGTCGGCCTTCACACCCGCGAAGAGGTTGCGGATGTCGGCGCGACGCCGCTCGCCGGGCATGGCCCCGGTCTCCAGAAGCAGCATGGGCTTCTTGGTGAAGGTGCGGATCTGGTCCCGAGTCGGGCCGAAGACACTCTCGAAGGCGTTGTCCTCGCCGAGCGTGAAGTAGCCGACGAGGCCGACCCAGTCGACATAGGCGTCGCCCGGGTAGTACGGCTTCAGCTTGACGGTCTTGACCGGGTTGATGATGTTGGGCGCCCAGGCCCAGATCACGTTCGAGGCACCCGCGTCGAGGAACGTGTCGTGGATGTGCCGCCAGGCGGCCACGTACTGCTGGGGCGTGACGCTCTGGGTGCCCCACTTCTCCCAGTGACCATTCATCTCGTCGGCGAAGTCGATCACGACAGGCAGGTTCAGCTTCCGGACCGCCGTCGCGTACTTCTTGATGTACGCGTCCGACTTACCGGCCGCGATGTCGGTGAACGAGACGTCGAAGGGCTCCCAGGACATCAGCGTCAGGGCGCCCTCGCCCCAGGCCTTGCGGACCCCGCTGGCGTCGAAGCCGTCGCCCCACCCTGCGTAGTACTCGATCAGGTTCGGCTGCTTGCCGGTCATCTTCGTGTACGCATCGACGTTCTTCATCGAGGTCGGGGCGCCCGCGACGGCCGCTCCGTAGTACTTCTTCGCCGGCTTGAGCAGCGGTACGACGTCGTACGGGACATCCGACCCGGCGCTCGCCGAGGGATCCGTCTTCGCGCCTCCGGAGGAGGCCGACGTGTCTGTGTCATCGCCGAGCAACGAGCAGCCGCTGAGCATGAGCAGCGCGGAGAGTGCGAGCACGGCGGACCGTGCGCGGGTGAACAACATCAGGCGGCCGCCTCCGCTCGGGGCTGGACCAGAACGCGGCCCACGACGAGGGCGTAGAAGAGTCCGGAGGACAGGATCAGGGCGAAGTCGGGGGCGTTCATCGTGAACATCCGCCATGCCCCGGCACCCACCCAGATCAAGGCGGTGCCGCCGCTCCACACCCACATGCCGATCCAGAAGCGCCGAGTCTTGTTCTTCTTGGCGCCGGAGGAGCCGGTCGGCTGCCAGCCCATGCGGTTCTTGCGGAGTATGTCCCAGATCGCGAAGACATGGGCCCAGCCGTACATCATGCGGGCCGCCCAGGCCTCGAGCCGGTAGGGGGCCTTGTGCCACATAGGGAAGATGATCGTGGTGTAGACGATGCTGGGCACCACCAGGAGCAGATTCTCGACCTTGAGCTTCTCCGGCATCATCAACAGCAGCACGATCGGGATCACCGGCGCCGCGAAGGTGAACAGCGCCGTGTGGATGTAGTAGAAGAAGCCCGACATGTAGCAGAGGCGGCTGGACAGCTTGATCTTCCGCTGCCAGAACTTCTTGCTGCCGAGCAGGCTCATCGAGCCTGAGCACCAGCGGTACTGCTGGTTGAAGAAGGCACCCGCGCTGTCCGGGCAGACCCCCGTGGAAACGGCGACCGGCACGTACCGCAGGTCCCAGCCCAGGCCGCGCAGGTCGAAGCCCGTGTGGACGTCCTCGGAGTGCTCGATCAGCGTTGTCCCGCCGTTTGTGTCCAGGGCGGCCCGCCGGTAGATGGCACAGGAGCCGACGCAGATCGCGCCGTCGCTCCCCTGCCGGGACACCTGCACGGACCGGTAGAACAGCTCCTGTACGGCGCCCGCACCGCGCTCGATCCAGTTCTGCGAGTCCAGGACGCGGAAGTACTGCGGGGACTGGACGATCCCGACGCGCGGGTCCTCGGCCATGTACGGCAGCAGCTCTTCGAGCAGGTCGGCGCGCGGTGTGAAGTCGGCGTCGAGGATGAGGCAGAACTCCCCCTCCGACTGCCCGAAGCCAAAGTGCAGATTCCCCGCCTTCTTGAACCAGCCGCGGTTCTCCCGGGTGCCGTAGCGGAACCCGAAGTCATGGGCCATCGCCTCGAGCTCGGAGCTGGCCCCGTCGTCGAGCACGAACGGCACACAGACGCCCGGGTACCGGTCGGCCATCGCCCGTACATGCGTCCAGGTGTTGTGCAGCACCTCAATGGGCTCACCGCACACCGGCAGGAAGACGTCGACAGAGGGATAGACCTCGGGCCGCCAGTTCGCCACCAGACGCCGGTGGTGCTTGATGTCGAAGTCCCGCGTGAAGCCGTTCACCCGCAGCGAGATCAGGTAATAGATCACCGTGAAGACGAGCAGCGGCGTGTAGATCCACAGCACCGGCGTGGACTGCGCCAGCTTGAACTGGCTCACGATCAGGCAGAGAAAGCTGACCAGCGAGCTGATCGTCAAAATCCACAGATGCCGCTTGGCGTACGAGTACTTCTCAGCCTCGCTGGGCGGCAGCGGCAGCAATCCCAGGGAGACCTGGCCGCCGCGCCCCGCTCTTCGCCTTCCGTTCTGCCGCGTAGCGCGGCGCCCACCCGTGCGGACAGGACCAACTGAACTCATGCAAAACCCACCCCCGGGTCGGAAATGACCCGATGACCCCCACCCTCGCCCCAGCCACCCCATTTCGAACTATTGACCGGGAAACGAAATCATAGCCGGGAGGTAAGAGCTTCGTAAGGTACAACCTGCGCACTAAGTCGGGTATCGCACATGATGGGCGATGTAAAGAGGGAACATCCTGGTTACACACGCATTTCGGCACGCCGCATAACGGACCGATCTCCTCTGCGGGGAGACCGAGATCACGTCAGCAGCAGCCGGCCCCCGGCAGCGTCCGCCGGTTCCGCGCCTCCTTGTTGCGCGCGGCGAGCAGTTCGTCCGCGGGGTAGCCGACCTCCTCAAGCGTCAGCCCGTGCGGCCGTACGACATGGACGGCCGAGTCCCGTACGCCGGCCGCGAGCACCTTCCCGGGCCAGTCGGGGCCCCGGTGCCCGTCCCCCACGAACAGCAGCGCACCGATGAGCGAGCGCACCATGTTGTGGCAGAAGGCGTCGGCGCGGACAGTGGCGGTGATGACCCCGTCGTCCCCGCGCACCAGACTCAGCTTCTGGAGCGTACGAATGGTCGTGGCGCCCTCGCGCTTCTTGCAGTAGGCGGCGAAGTCGTGCTCGCCCACGAGCCGCTCGGCCGCCTCGTTCATGGCGTCGACGTCCAACGGCCAGTCGTGCCACAGGACGTGACCCCGCAGCAGGGGATCCACTCCCCCGGGGTTGTCGGTGACGCGGTAGGCGTAGCGCCGCCAGATAGCGGAGAAGCGGGCGTTGAACCCGCTGGGGGCCTCCCGCAGGGACCACACCCGCACGTCCTTGGGCAGCCGTCCGGCCAACCGCTTGAGCAGCTTCTCCTCGTGCTCGGCCCACAGCTCGACGGGAAGATCGACGTGCGCCACCTGCCCGCGCGCGTGCACACCGGCGTCGGTGCGCCCGGCGACGGTCAGCTCGTACGTGGTGTCCTTGGACCGCGTGACGGTCCTGAGGGCGTCCTCGATCTCCCCCTGCACGGTCCGACGCCCCGAGGCCTGCTTGGCCCACCCGGAGAACTCGGTCCCGTCGTACGACAGATCCAAACGCACCCGTACGAACCCGGGCTGTACTTCGTCACTCACACCTAGATCCTCTCAAGGCCGGCATCTGTGCCGGAACACGAAAGCGGGCCCGCCCCCGAAGGGACGGACCCGCTCACAGCCAGGCAGTGCCTCAGGCGTCCTTCGACTCCTCGGCGGGAGCCTCGGCGGCGTCCTCGACCTTGGCGTCCTCGACCTTGGCCGGAGCCTCGGTCTTGACCTCGGCGTCCTTGGCGGCACGCTTGGTGGCCGCCTCGGCCTCACCGGTGGCCTGCTGGGCCACGGTCAGGGCCTCCACCAGCTCGATGACGGCCATGGGCGCGTTGTCGCCACGGCGGTTACCGATCTTGGTGATACGGGTGTAGCCACCCGGACGGTTCTCGTAGCGCGGGCCGATCTCGGTGAAGAGCGTGTGCACGATGCTCTTGTCCGTGATCACCGAGAGCACCTGACGGCGGTTGTGAAGGTCACCCTTCTTCGCCTTGGTGACCAGACGCTCCGCGTACGGGCGCAGGCGACGGGCCTTCGCCTCGGTGGTGGTGATGCGGCCGTGCTCGAAGAGCGACTTCGCGAGGTTCGCGAGGAGCAGCTTCTCGTGCGCGGCGCTGCCGCCCAGACGGGCACCCTTGGTGGGCTTCGGCATGGTGTTTCTCCTAGGTGTCTGCCCCGGCCGTATCAGGTACCGGGGTCAGTGTCCGAGCGGGCGATTGCCCGTCGGAGATCCGGCCACCTCTTTCAAGGCACCGGAGGACCCGCGCCCCGTGAGGGGCGCGGGGAACTGCGCGACCGGCCAAGAACCGGCCCGCAGCCTAGAACCGGCAGTGGAACCCGAGCTCTTAGTACTGCTCGGTCTCCACAAAGCCCGCATCCGCGTCGTCGTCCGCGCCAAACGCGTCCGCCGCAGCGGTGGGGTCGAATCCGGGCGGGCTGTCCTTGAGGGCCAGGCCCATGCCGGCCAGCTTCGCCTTGACCTCGTCGATGGACTTCGCACCGAAGTTGCGGATGTCCAGGAGGTCGGCCTCGGAGCGGGCGACGAGCTCACCCACGGAGTGGATGCCCTCACGCTTGAGGCAGTTGTAGGAACGAACGGTGAGCTCGAGCTCCTCGATCGGCAGCGCGAGGTCCGCGGCGAGGGCGGCGTCCGTGGGGGACGGGCCCATGTCGATGCCCTCGGCGTCGATGTTGAGCTCGCGGGCCAGACCGAACAGCTCGACCAGGGTCTTACCGGCCGACGCCATGGCGTCACGGGGACGCATGGCCTGCTTGGTCTCGACGTCGACGATCAGCTTGTCGAAGTCGGTGCGCTGCTCGACACGGGTCGCCTCGACCTTGTACGTGACCTTCAGCACCGGCGAGTAGATCGAGTCGACCGGGATGCGCCCGATCTCCTGACCGACCTGCTTGTTCTGAACGGCGGAGACGTAGCCGCGACCGCGCTCGACGGTCAGCTCCATCTCCAGCTTGCCCTTGCCGTTGAGCGTGGCGAGGACGAGGTCGGGGTTGTGCACCTCGACACCGGCCGGGGGCGCGATGTCGGCGGCGGTGACCAGACCCGGGCCCTGCTTGCGCAGGTACATCACGACCGGCTCGTCGTGCTCCGAGGAGACGACCAGCTGCTTGATGTTGAGGATCAGGTCGGTGACGTCCTCCTTGACGCCCGGCACGGTGGTGAACTCGTGCAGGACACCGTCGATGCGGATGGACGTGACCGCCGCACCCGGGATCGAGGAGAGGAGCGTGCGGCGCAGGGAGTTGCCGAGGGTGTAGCCGAAGCCCGGCTCCAGCGGCTCGATCACGAACCGGGAGCGGAATTCGTCGACGACCTCTTCGGTCAACGAGGGACGCTGAGCAATCAGCATGTTGCGATCCTTCAGTCATGGGCGCCCGCTATTTGACGCCCTGCTGCTACTGCAAGGGTACGGGCGGCACGCCTCCGAAGAGACGTACCGCCCGGAACCTCAAGACAACCGAGCCTCAGACGCGGCGGCGCTTGGGCGGACGGCAGCCGTTGTGCGGGGTGGGGGTGACGTCCTGGATGGAGCCGACCTCGAGGCCAGTGGCCTGGAGGGAGCGGATCGCGGTCTCGCGACCGGAGCCCGGGCCCTTCACGAAGACGTCAACCTTGCGCATGCCGTGCTCCTGCGCGCGACGGGCGGCCGACTCGGCGGCCATCTGCGCGGCGAAGGGGGTGGACTTGCGCGAGCCCTTGAAGCCGACGTGGCCGGCGGAGGCCCAGGAGATCACGTTGCCCGAGGGGTCCGTGATCGAGACGATCGTGTTGTTGAACGTGCTCTTGATGTGAGCGTGCCCGTGAGCGACGTTCTTCTTTTCCTTGCGGCGCACCTTCTTGGCAGCGCCCTGACGACCCTTGGGGGGCATCTATTACTCCTACGGGAGGTGGTCGGTCCTACAGCGAAGACCGCTGATAAGCGTCCGCTGAGGACTACTTCTTGCCCGGCTTCTTCTTACCGGCGATGGCGCGACGCGGGCCCTTGCGGGTACGAGCGTTCGTGCTGGTGCGCTGACCGTGGACGGGCAGGCCACGGCGGTGGCGCAGACCCTGGTAGCAGCCGATCTCGACCTTGCGGCGGATGTCGGCCTGAATCTCGCGACGGAGGTCACCCTCGGTCTTGATGTTGGCGTCCACGTACTCGCGGATCTTGACCAGCTCTTCTTCGGAGAGGTCACGAACGCGGGTGTTCGGGTTCACGCCGGTCTCGGCCAGCGTCTGCTGGGAAAGGGTCCGGCCGATGCCGAACACGTAGGTCAGGGCGACCTCCACACGCTTTTCGCGCGGGATGTCAACACCGGAAACGCGTGCCATTCAATGGCTCCAGTTGTCGTTCGGAGGTCTTCCGCAGAACCGGATCCCGCCCGCCGTCCTCTTCACGCTGAAGATTCGGTACGAACCGGGTCCCCGGCCTCCGACCGGGGGTGTCAGGCCTGATGAGACTCAGCCCTGGATTCTGCGTATGAACATGTACTGCTTGCGTCGCGCGAAGTATCTGCGGGTGCAGAAGGTGCGGTCGTGCGTCAGCCCTGGCGCTGCTTGTGGCGCGGGTTTTCGCAGATGACCATGACCCGACCGTGACGGCGGATCACCCTGCACTTGTCGCAGATCT is a window of Streptomyces mirabilis DNA encoding:
- a CDS encoding polyprenol monophosphomannose synthase, with amino-acid sequence MGADTAVTVVMPTYNEAANLPRMAEAVLQLPLDGLHLKIVDDSSPDGTGRIADELAEKYNTKGRRRMSVLHRTEKDGLGRAYAAGMSLALDEGAEYVVQMDADGSHPVEAVPRMLGTALANGVGLVIGSRYVEGGSLDEDWGAHRVLLSRFANRYARTVLGTRIRDITAGFNLWSAQALRDIDLATLDSAGYSFQVELKYKAVRAGHSAVEIPIRFEERTEGVSKMTLKTQLESAVVPIRLRMKNK
- a CDS encoding UDP-glucose dehydrogenase family protein, with the protein product MRLTVIGTGYLGATHAACMAELGHEVLGVDVDPDKVAALAAGRVPFHEPGLGELVRKHLGSGRLRFTTSYEAAAAFGQVHFVCVGTPQRADCDGADLRYVDAAFAAIAAHAAEDALLVGKSTVPVGTARRLADTHAVEVAWNPEFLREGFAVEDTLRPDRLVFGVGSARAEAILREVYAPVLAAGTPLVTADFPTAELVKTAANAFLATKISFINAMAEVCEAAGGDVSVLAEAIGHDDRIGAKFLRAGVGFGGGCLPKDIRAFAHRADELGVPLGFLREVDAINMRRRDRVVALARELCGGGVLGARIAVLGAAFKPDSDDIRDSPALNVAARLRLDGADVTVYDPEAMDNARKAYPLLGYAVSAEEALGGADLVLHLTEWPQFRELDPGRLAALVARPRILDGRGVLDADRWTAAGWEFRALGRPAPGGEGRRA
- a CDS encoding ArnT family glycosyltransferase; this encodes MNAGQNHYTPQPYDPYGADEEDVTWFNSEGEPATYQQQYQGQYQQEQYAPAIPEQRHDDQPTYALRTVEQQVPVEPAYTIPETPDAGWDDTPSRRRSWVSRGVLLFVLAIQAVLSLRLSNTAFQDEALYLAAGHNIIDHLMNGTPLHSGYASYFSGSPMLYPVAAAVVDGYFGLSGARLLSLLCMLGATSLLYSFTRRMFNERVALVAAALFAVTQPTIVLGWFATYDAPAIFLLALAAWIVVRTNRAPAVVVLLAAPVMVLAVAVKYASALYVPTLIVLAALTSWHHRGWRCLLRATLLTVGTGVLVGVGLMYTNVLAGVKQTTTNRAHGTDAAMDLLEKSGEWGGLMFATACAGAFFYARRGRMNESPRSYGLHGPGWRWRTLLGLLLTGTALLAPAYQIHLQTSVSLYKHLDFGLLFAAPMAGIGVIRLVGKHFRYPQLGILIWVTALCLGVSQSEWRFGLWPDSTPLVKAIEPYMKPKGRYLGATYEVPVYYLRDKTDHSQWTSTYGIGYADKKGAVHHGNEGYRLALKDGYFDLVVLDGIATPELDKYLERQVRESGHYRLVGAIPFKLSSGGSGTYKIWTKTS
- a CDS encoding glycoside hydrolase family 26 protein — its product is MLFTRARSAVLALSALLMLSGCSLLGDDTDTSASSGGAKTDPSASAGSDVPYDVVPLLKPAKKYYGAAVAGAPTSMKNVDAYTKMTGKQPNLIEYYAGWGDGFDASGVRKAWGEGALTLMSWEPFDVSFTDIAAGKSDAYIKKYATAVRKLNLPVVIDFADEMNGHWEKWGTQSVTPQQYVAAWRHIHDTFLDAGASNVIWAWAPNIINPVKTVKLKPYYPGDAYVDWVGLVGYFTLGEDNAFESVFGPTRDQIRTFTKKPMLLLETGAMPGERRRADIRNLFAGVKADDNMIGFIWFNHRKRADWRLEASPLALEEFKRLAANDLFGFDIRKSR
- a CDS encoding glycosyltransferase family 2 protein; protein product: MVSQFKLAQSTPVLWIYTPLLVFTVIYYLISLRVNGFTRDFDIKHHRRLVANWRPEVYPSVDVFLPVCGEPIEVLHNTWTHVRAMADRYPGVCVPFVLDDGASSELEAMAHDFGFRYGTRENRGWFKKAGNLHFGFGQSEGEFCLILDADFTPRADLLEELLPYMAEDPRVGIVQSPQYFRVLDSQNWIERGAGAVQELFYRSVQVSRQGSDGAICVGSCAIYRRAALDTNGGTTLIEHSEDVHTGFDLRGLGWDLRYVPVAVSTGVCPDSAGAFFNQQYRWCSGSMSLLGSKKFWQRKIKLSSRLCYMSGFFYYIHTALFTFAAPVIPIVLLLMMPEKLKVENLLLVVPSIVYTTIIFPMWHKAPYRLEAWAARMMYGWAHVFAIWDILRKNRMGWQPTGSSGAKKNKTRRFWIGMWVWSGGTALIWVGAGAWRMFTMNAPDFALILSSGLFYALVVGRVLVQPRAEAAA
- the truA gene encoding tRNA pseudouridine(38-40) synthase TruA, coding for MSDEVQPGFVRVRLDLSYDGTEFSGWAKQASGRRTVQGEIEDALRTVTRSKDTTYELTVAGRTDAGVHARGQVAHVDLPVELWAEHEEKLLKRLAGRLPKDVRVWSLREAPSGFNARFSAIWRRYAYRVTDNPGGVDPLLRGHVLWHDWPLDVDAMNEAAERLVGEHDFAAYCKKREGATTIRTLQKLSLVRGDDGVITATVRADAFCHNMVRSLIGALLFVGDGHRGPDWPGKVLAAGVRDSAVHVVRPHGLTLEEVGYPADELLAARNKEARNRRTLPGAGCC
- the rplQ gene encoding 50S ribosomal protein L17, which translates into the protein MPKPTKGARLGGSAAHEKLLLANLAKSLFEHGRITTTEAKARRLRPYAERLVTKAKKGDLHNRRQVLSVITDKSIVHTLFTEIGPRYENRPGGYTRITKIGNRRGDNAPMAVIELVEALTVAQQATGEAEAATKRAAKDAEVKTEAPAKVEDAKVEDAAEAPAEESKDA
- a CDS encoding DNA-directed RNA polymerase subunit alpha translates to MLIAQRPSLTEEVVDEFRSRFVIEPLEPGFGYTLGNSLRRTLLSSIPGAAVTSIRIDGVLHEFTTVPGVKEDVTDLILNIKQLVVSSEHDEPVVMYLRKQGPGLVTAADIAPPAGVEVHNPDLVLATLNGKGKLEMELTVERGRGYVSAVQNKQVGQEIGRIPVDSIYSPVLKVTYKVEATRVEQRTDFDKLIVDVETKQAMRPRDAMASAGKTLVELFGLARELNIDAEGIDMGPSPTDAALAADLALPIEELELTVRSYNCLKREGIHSVGELVARSEADLLDIRNFGAKSIDEVKAKLAGMGLALKDSPPGFDPTAAADAFGADDDADAGFVETEQY
- the rpsK gene encoding 30S ribosomal protein S11, with the translated sequence MPPKGRQGAAKKVRRKEKKNVAHGHAHIKSTFNNTIVSITDPSGNVISWASAGHVGFKGSRKSTPFAAQMAAESAARRAQEHGMRKVDVFVKGPGSGRETAIRSLQATGLEVGSIQDVTPTPHNGCRPPKRRRV
- the rpsM gene encoding 30S ribosomal protein S13, translating into MARVSGVDIPREKRVEVALTYVFGIGRTLSQQTLAETGVNPNTRVRDLSEEELVKIREYVDANIKTEGDLRREIQADIRRKVEIGCYQGLRHRRGLPVHGQRTSTNARTRKGPRRAIAGKKKPGKK
- the rpmJ gene encoding 50S ribosomal protein L36, whose amino-acid sequence is MKVKPSVKKICDKCRVIRRHGRVMVICENPRHKQRQG